The genomic stretch AAAGAGATAGCCGTATCTCCAGACGATAAAGACGAAGACGATTGAGGCAACCCAGCTCAGGAGAGAAATCCCGGCCGAACTATTAAGGAATGAGGCCCTGAACAAATAACTCTTGATGAGACCCTCTGGGTTCTTTATCGCTACCCTGAAAGTGAGATAATCTAACCCCATAGCCGCAAGCAGTAGGATGAGTATCGCGAGCGCTACGGTCCAGAAAATATAGGAAGTATCGCTTTTCTTCTCCGAAGTCAGGATGAGATACATGAGGCCAGTGCTGAAGGCAAGGGCAAAGGTTGAATACGCGATGAAGCTCATCATCACATGCGCAAGGAGCCAGTTGCTCTGGAGAGCGGGAACGAGGGGTTGAATCTCCTTTGACATGCCCGTGAGGTCTATGAAGGCAAGCGCGAGACCGGCTATCGGAGTGACAAAGGCCCCGAAAGACCGGTTCTTGTACTTGAATTCGATGAACAGGTAGCCGAGGATAAGGCACCATACAAAGAATATCAACGACTCATAGAGGTTCGTAAACGGTGCAGCCCGCAGCCATCCCATCTGCCCGACATGCTTGAATTCAATCCATCTTGCAGCGATTGCGAGTGTCTGGGCCACAAATCCGATAATCGTTACTGTCGTAGCTGCCAAGCCGATTTCGGTCTTCTTGAACGCAAGATACGTTATATAAATGATCATGGCAAGGATATACGCTATCGTCGTGATCCCGAATAAGGTGGAGCTATCCATGGGCTATTTCCCTCCTTCCTGTGCGTTACGTAAAAGGCTTACCATCCTGTCGATCCTTCGCTCAAATGCCTGTTTATTCTTGTTTGCACTCGCCCCGACAATAACACGGGTGTTGTTCTTCTCATCTACGAGTCTCAGCCATAACCTCCGGTGACTCATGAAAAAGGCTATGAAAAGGCCGACGGCCATGGCGATACAGCCGAGGTAAACGATCCAGACTCCAGGGTCTTTCCTCACCTGAAGACCCGTATACTGCATACCCCAGAGCCCGAGAAAATCGATAACATTACCATCGGGCAATCTCCCGGTGTCAGGATATCTCTTGAAAATCCATCCGCCGAACTTCCTGACGCCGTTCTCGTAGAAGCTGACTAAGACCGCAGGATTGTTCATCTGCTGGGCATAGGTGAAAGGTCTGCCGGTCTTTTCATCGAAACCGAGAGCAGGAGAAAAATCCTCTATCCCGCCCGTAATGTTTGTACCCGGAATGGTGAATGATCCTCCGAACCTCGCTTCAACAGGCTCTGTTTTACCATCCCTGGATTTAACCGTGAATCGAAAAATGCCGTTTTCTCCTCCGCCCGGTACCATTCCGTAAGTCGATTGATAGAAGGTAAATCCTTCATATTTCAAGGGATCGTTCACCGTGATGACCTTCTTCATGACCTCTTTCCCATCCTTGATGATCGTGAGCCAGCTCTTGTATGCCTTCGGCATATCGCTGTTGCCGTAGAAATCCACTGCAAACTCATCACACCGTATGCCGAACCCGAGGGCTTTCTCCTGGCCTCCCCGCGTGTATGCTACCGTTGATATCATGCCTTCCGGCAGATTGAGAACACCTTTAAACCCCCAGAAGACGCCGCTCAGGGCTCCGATGAGAATCACGAGGATGCTGAAATGGGTTATATAGACACCGAGGCGCGTATAATTCCCTTTTTGTGAAAATAACTGGTAACCCTGCTCCTCTTTGACTTCCTCGAGACGAAAGCCGACCGCTCTCTTCACCGTATCAAGGACCAGCTCCCTTGTCTTTTCCGGCTTCCCCTTCAGAACAACCTCCTTCTTAATTCCGAATCCCTTGAAGCGGTCCTCCGGCAAAGGTTTTACCGGTTCCTTGACGAGTTTCATGATTCTCGGCAACCTGTCAATGGAACAGATTATCAGATTAGCCGCAAAGGCAAGGAGGATGGCGACGAACCACCAGGAGTGATACATGTCCATAAATCCGAGGCTGTCAAAGACCTTGAAGAGAGTCGGGGCAGCAGACTGCCCGAATAGCTTGGAGAGCAACTTAATGTTTTTTTCCGGTTGGGCGTTCTGTTCGATGACAGTCCCCACAATGGATGTGAGGGACAATACCGCAAAGATGACCACGGCGAGCTTTACTGAGGAGAACGTGTCCCATACTCTATCGACAAGTGTCTTATCTTTACCTTTTTCCACCAGGGTCTCCTTAATTTTAGTCCTTATTTTAATACTTTTTCACAAAAAAATATACGGAACGGCAGGATTCATCCTCTATATGGTACTCTGCCATGCTCGTACGATTCTCGCCGGCAGCAGCTTCTCTTCCGGGCGTGACTACTCATTTGAAGGAGAAATCGATCCTGCTCCCGAGGACCTGGCCGATGACAGCGGCAAGAATAAAGAGGGGGATATACCTGAAATCGAGATGCGATAGCACCCGCATGAGAAAAATAAACGGTATGGGGACATGTATATAGAGAAACCACTTAAATGAAAATTTCCTCTCGCGCCTCCGGAAATACCCGAAGGGAAGATTGATAAGGATCGTCAGCGAAAAAAGTAGTGCCGCAAGAAGAAATTTTGACTTGAAATCCACAGTAAAAATTACCTCATGGAGAGGGGATAAGTCAAACCTTCATAGAGAACAGAACCATGCGATGGTGTATAATACAGACCTGAAACGGGGCACCCTAAGCTGACAGACTACCTGGAGGAGGCGACAAGAGCATGGAAATGAGACTGACGTCAGGGAAGACTCTATCCATCGAAGACGGAGAAAGCCTCTACCATGCCCTGAAACGCCAGGGAGTATACCTTGTTGCTTCTTGCGGGGGGAAAGGCACATGCGGTAAGTGCAGGGTGAGAGTCGTTGAAGGCGGGAGTGAAGTAGTCGCCTACGGCAAGATCGCTCCAACCGACAGGGAGGCCGGCTACGTGCTCGCTTGCCAGACGTTTCCCCGTCAGGATGTCCTCATCGACATTCCCGAAGAATCACGGCTCGTTGTCGGCGAC from Thermodesulfovibrionales bacterium encodes the following:
- the ccsB gene encoding c-type cytochrome biogenesis protein CcsB, with the translated sequence MDSSTLFGITTIAYILAMIIYITYLAFKKTEIGLAATTVTIIGFVAQTLAIAARWIEFKHVGQMGWLRAAPFTNLYESLIFFVWCLILGYLFIEFKYKNRSFGAFVTPIAGLALAFIDLTGMSKEIQPLVPALQSNWLLAHVMMSFIAYSTFALAFSTGLMYLILTSEKKSDTSYIFWTVALAILILLLAAMGLDYLTFRVAIKNPEGLIKSYLFRASFLNSSAGISLLSWVASIVFVFIVWRYGYLFKRVISAFSLSAETLDDITYKSIAIGFPIFTLGGLIFGAIWADQAWGVYWSWDPKETWSLISWFVYAFYLHARLLRGWRGKKSAVVAVIGFVAVVFTYLGVNLLLSGLHSYGSME
- a CDS encoding cytochrome c biogenesis protein ResB, whose amino-acid sequence is MEKGKDKTLVDRVWDTFSSVKLAVVIFAVLSLTSIVGTVIEQNAQPEKNIKLLSKLFGQSAAPTLFKVFDSLGFMDMYHSWWFVAILLAFAANLIICSIDRLPRIMKLVKEPVKPLPEDRFKGFGIKKEVVLKGKPEKTRELVLDTVKRAVGFRLEEVKEEQGYQLFSQKGNYTRLGVYITHFSILVILIGALSGVFWGFKGVLNLPEGMISTVAYTRGGQEKALGFGIRCDEFAVDFYGNSDMPKAYKSWLTIIKDGKEVMKKVITVNDPLKYEGFTFYQSTYGMVPGGGENGIFRFTVKSRDGKTEPVEARFGGSFTIPGTNITGGIEDFSPALGFDEKTGRPFTYAQQMNNPAVLVSFYENGVRKFGGWIFKRYPDTGRLPDGNVIDFLGLWGMQYTGLQVRKDPGVWIVYLGCIAMAVGLFIAFFMSHRRLWLRLVDEKNNTRVIVGASANKNKQAFERRIDRMVSLLRNAQEGGK